A part of Gossypium hirsutum isolate 1008001.06 chromosome A07, Gossypium_hirsutum_v2.1, whole genome shotgun sequence genomic DNA contains:
- the LOC107938261 gene encoding 18.1 kDa class I heat shock protein, with protein sequence MSLTIPSLLSGPRTDIFDPFSVWDLSDEFFNSALANTMSSSSSVREASAIANARVDWKETPEARVFKADLPGLKKEEVKVEVEEGRVLQISGERSKEQEEKNDKWHRVERSSGKFLRRFRLPENAKMEQVKASMENGLLTVTVPKVEDKKPEVKAIEISG encoded by the coding sequence ATGTCGCTCACAATTCCTAGCCTTCTCAGTGGCCCAAGAACCGACATCTTCGATCCATTTTCAGTATGGGATCTTTCAGATGAATTCTTCAACTCTGCATTGGCAAACACTATGTCATCATCATCTTCAGTACGCGAAGCTTCGGCCATTGCCAACGCAAGGGTAGATTGGAAGGAAACACCCGAAGCTCGCGTGTTCAAAGCAGACCTTCCAGGGCTGAAGAAAGAGGAGGTTAAAGTGGAGGTTGAAGAAGGGAGGGTTCTTCAGATAAGTGGGGAGAGAAGCAAAGAGCAAGAAGAGAAGAACGATAAGTGGCACCGCGTTGAGAGGAGCAGTGGGAAGTTCTTGAGGAGGTTTAGGTTGCCTGAGAATGCTAAGATGGAACAAGTTAAGGCTAGCATGGAAAATGGTCTCCTCACTGTGACAGTCCCCAAGGTTGAAGACAAGAAACCTGAAGTTAAGGCCATTGAGATTTCAGGCTAA
- the LOC107938269 gene encoding SEC12-like protein 2, with protein sequence MTDTSSDLQKYGVPFYGAGWVPYNHIKSKLASQEKIEEDKKEEKDPTPSNDDEITTPLNYVVLAGGGGEGRSGIPNAIVVSHVNFTSNSLSDQPVVKHETGSDLPYRMTVHPHGDGIICAFQQSCRLFEWKESNGNEAHKLGVKVSEKVLIQLEDVGQQLALTFNSEGSVLAVGGEDGSLRVFKWPSMKIVLNEAQAHSSVKNLDFSCDGKFLVSLGSGLCRIWDVTSSKVVASLAKGNDEVFAFCRFSQINDKNPHLYIAAVTDYGGSILTYNTTTWKRIRSSRVVREAISAFNVSSDGKFLAVGTVGGDLFIIDSANMRVQMMVKKAHLGLVTALTFSPDSRALVSASLDSSARLTPIKDKTSSGGMTWMIILMVLLAIAVYFMKEKGIIP encoded by the exons ATGACAGACACCTCCTCCGATCTCCAAAAATACGGCGTGCCGTTTTACGGAGCCGGATGGGTTCCTTACAACCACATCAAATCCAAGCTCGCCTCACAAGAAAAGATTGAAGAGgataagaaagaagaaaaagatccAACTCCATCCAACGATGACGAGATCACTACACCCCTAAACTACGTTGTTCTCGCTGGCGGTGGCGGTGAAGGCCGTAGTGGCATTCCCAATGCAATCGTTGTTTCCCACGTTAATTTCACCTCCAATTCTCTCTCCGATCAACCT GTGGTTAAGCATGAAACTGGTTCTGATTTGCCTTATCGAATGACTGTTCATCCGCATGGAGATGGCATTATCTGTGCATTTCAACAGAGCTGCag GTTGTTTGAGTGGAAAGAATCTAACGGAAATGAAGCCCACAAACTGGGTGTCAAGGTATCAGAGAAAGTTCTGATCCAGTTAGAGGATGTTGGGCAACAGTTGGCACTGACATTTAATAGTGAGGGTTCTGTACTGGCTGTTGGTGGTGAG GATGGCAGTTTAAGGGTTTTCAAGTGGCCTAGCATGAAAATAGTTCTCAATGAAGCCCAGGCTCATTCATCTGTTAAGAACTTGGATTTTAG CTGTGATGGAAAATTTCTTGTGTCACTGGGAAGTGGCCTTTGTAGGATTTGGGATGTAACTTCGTCAAAAGTTGTTGCTTCTCTGGCAAAGGGAAAT GATGAGGTTTTTGCCTTCTGCagattttctcaaattaatgATAAGAATCCACATCTGTATATTGCTGCAGTCACag ACTATGGTGGAAGTATTTTAACATATAACACAACCACATGGAAAAGAATTCGCTCAAGCCGAGTAGTCCGGGAAGCTATCTCTGCGTTCAATGTCTCGTCTGATGGGAAGTTCCTTGCAGT TGGAACAGTCGGAGGAGACCTTTTTATCATAGATTCTGCCAATATGCGGGTTCAGATGATGGTTAAAAAAGCTCACCTTGGTTTGGTTACAGCATTGACGTTCTCCCCTGATTCAAG GGCTTTGGTTTCTGCATCACTGGACTCAAGTGCTAGGTTGACCCCAATCAAGGACAAGACGAGTAGTG GTGGAATGACATGGATGATCATATTAATGGTGCTACTTGCAATTGCTGTGTACTTTATGAAGGAGAAAGGAATTATACCCTAA